In Raphanus sativus cultivar WK10039 unplaced genomic scaffold, ASM80110v3 Scaffold0800, whole genome shotgun sequence, the genomic window tttgtaattattgaatgtatttatcttagtaaaactttctttataataaattcgacatatTAAAGTGtttctggtaaactatgtgtttctctgactttattttattctcttttcaatcaatatatttatttggtttgttgttaaaataaattattttagaatataactgtacaatatttttacattgatattttgtttaaactatgtaacatatttctatattaattaaatatttacattttaatttgtatacaattcaacatatttgtctagtttgttgttaaaagaaatgattttgaattcaaatgtacaatacttttatattgttttttcttcagttcatataattttttaaaataaatatcttttaatataagctatatcaaaaattagtcaactaaagaatctataaacAGTTATTTATATagcaatataacatatttatatattagttcAGTTTATATTTTGACGCGCACGCTGCACAAATTTGTacttttttgtatataaattatttattactgccatatttaaaatgaaagtttattgatatatttttaggttgctACAAACCAACCCGGACCGaaaatgatccaactcaaaCCTCCTACGACATTTTTAATATtcgaatgatatttatttaatttaaaaatctaggggaaaaatattgtgtatcacgaaaatatatatgatcaattagtggTTTCTTAAAATGTAGGAAGTTTAAAATGgatttactgtttttatttggatagagatatttttttaattaaaatacaatccaagtttccaaacaattaaTTTAACTACAATCTAAGTTTCTAAACAAACTTATTTCTTATAAATGCtatccaagtaaccaaacacTCCcattttgtacttgagttttaataatatagatgtcgTGGTGTACAAAACATACCGCGCATGGTGTTTCACGTACGAACGGATCccagaaagaaaaatattttttttttattttttatctgaCCAATGGTTGGTATAGTATATTGGAAAATTTTGAGGGTTTGATGGGATCATGAGCAAAGAAATACAAGATGCTGCATTTCACTTTTACATAGATATGGatgttcaggtatccattctaCTTCGATTCGGATCtatttaaattttgggtttaaagATTTCAATCTAATTCGGATATTTATAATTCCAAGTAGGGTTCGGTCTGGATCtcaataaaaatgttaaaatacctaaatttaacatattaatTGGTTTggcttgaatatttggatagagaagtATTTCCggtattttgagtatttttagatattttagacatttacttttgactatttgtatatatttcaaaatattttataaaacttcagtatatcttatatattttggatatttttaatatattaaatctaaaaataattagtatatttaggtatataaatctatttcagaCACATTTGAGTACCCGAAATGTTTTGGTTTGAGTCGGGTTCAGTTTCGATTAcgtagataccaaaattttaaatccgtttggatatttaaataattttgattcaGATTCAATATTACTTTTTCGGAtcagattcggttcggtttctagatttggattttttacCTAACCCTACCTCTATATGCATAATTTGAAGAATTTATATGAGCCGTAAAATGTTTAAAGAATCTACGATAATTTCATGTCATTTTACAATGAATTGGTTTCAGTAGGTGAAAATAGTTTcagaaacagaaaaataatCTGCTTTCACAATTTATCTTAAAGAGTTTGGACGGTACAAAAAGTTTCAGCATAGTGGAGTAAACACGTATCTACATTCAAAATATAAGGATGAATTGTTTAGTACACAGTGTTTTGAGCAGATTGTTCTACTTTATCTATATTAATATAGTCTTATTTGtgttaacaaaaattaatcgaatttggttattttgatGATAAAGAATCGTTTTAATCTGAACAAGATTTGGGTTCACCCTCTATAGTAAATCTTCAAATTCACTATACCTTATAATACCAATCAATCTATTACATagataaatcaattaaaaatattatattaattaaaaaatagttaaaaatagaaaaacactAATTTTAACGACATTAACGCCGATATCTAAagcctaaattttaaatcaaaattctaaactctaaatttttgAGCTAAAATCCTATACTCTAAATCCAAATAATAGACCcaaaacccaaactatatatcctaaacccaaactgtaaattTTAAATCCAAATCCTATATCTTAAacctaaactttataccctaacCCCAGttcatataccttaaacccaaactcgtaaaccctaaacaaaacTTTGGATTACAAACTCTATactttaaacccaaatcataaattctaaatctaaaattttgtttagggtttgaatttagggtttacggtttaggtTTACGGTATAAGATTTGAGTTTAAGGTAtacgatttgggtttatggtgtaggttttgggtttagggtatacagTTATGGTTTAcggtatagaatttgggtttagtgtatgaaattttggtttagggtatatgatttgagtttaggatttagagtatagagtttaaaatttaaaatttaaggtaTAGACTTTAGATAGCAGCATTAATATCGTTAAAATTagcatttttctattttttacttattttatatttaacacaatatattttttttaattatttacatgaCATTTTGATTGGTCCTCGAAAGTGTGGTGAATTTGAAGGTTCACCCAAGTTTTGTTCAATTAATCTCCAAAGAGAGTACAAAGCAGATAATTGTTGTCATCTCACAGTTCAaagacttgtttttttttttaaattacttctAGAAGGTTATGTACTTATTTGTCCATCAATAATTATGAAGGAAATAAAAGCGTTGTGATTTGGGTTGTCTAGCTTAGACTTGgacacggatcggatatccggattttGAAAGGTATTTATGATTTGCTTCGTATGttatagatatttaatttttcgatttgctttatTTCGGAAAAATACAGATATTTGAAGAAatggatatccggaaaataaataaatatttgcaaATATTTACGATTACTTACGGATATCTTATCtgttttaattaatacaaatagtcttaaaattttgatacaattttgttttgtaaaacattttttgcATGATGTATAAGACAAAAATTAAATGAAGTAGTGAATCTatctgtaatttttttaaacttagttaacaattataataccacaaaatttaagaaaaaaatataattgtcataaaatttctcttccttttatgtaatacttttatataaataataatgtaaatataatttgacaaaccATATGTCTGaataacaattatataattttatacatgtaaaactttaaatataatgaagatatacatgtatttataatatttccgGATCGGATCAGAAATTTGTtttccaaattttaatatttgtgatttgtttttttttagtgaatattgattttagtatttgtttacTTCGAAAGTTTAAGGACATCCGAAATTTTCAGTATTTAatcaaaatgaataataaatcaaatcaaatttaacggataaaatacTCAGCTCTAGTCTGGCTGATGTATTAGTAAAGCTTGCATACAAAATGTGAAAGAGTTGAATAATGAAATttgataaactatttttatttgttctctTCAACCAAAAATAGCAATAAACTACTATCAAGAGGTGTGTGAAAGCAATTGGAATTTTACTTTTTCAGAACGCTCCAATATGTCATCGTATAATTGTGATCATTCAACCGCTTTGACCGATAAAACAAATCTTTATTTTACTTCATTATTCGATTCATTTTCACAAGATTATTacatgttaataatttttttttttttcacataaaACAGTCACTTGTCACACATCGGCCCTCCCACATCACGTCGAAGACTTTTCAGCAAGTGACATTGGCACCAGCATCTACACCAAGCTGTCCACAATAGTCTCTATAGTACTTAATCCTTGCGTTTACTGCATTTAAATTACCACCGTTACACTCCAAACTGCTGATAACTCTTATGGTGGATCCGAATCCCTGGTTCAGGACAGGCCTCACACTCTTCATCCAAAACCACATAGCCGCCCTGAAGGCCACAATTGGGTTACTACTGACCAGCTCGGGCTGGCGTAAAAGGTCGAGACCGAGATTCTGGCCACACTGTCCGTAGTTATAGTTCCATGATAGTAGGAGCGGACCACGACCATGGTAGCTCTTACCCGGTGCACATGGATATTGCCTATTGCTCGGGTTGCAAAATGAACGTGATGCTCCGTTTAGCTCCTCTATATAGCAGAAGTCTATgcaatatatatagatatgcaAACGAAACATAGTGGTTAATTGAGGACCAAACGGATCAACTGAGATCAAATCAAGTGCTCAATTTTTATAATATCCAAGATTTGGGGTATGCATGAATATCTTATATCTAGATAATGATTTTCATAAACGTTTGTATGATATTCTactttctagttttttttttttcatttcaaacaCCATTGTAAATGCAAACGTAAAGAATATTAATTGTTGCCTTAGtctttgatccgcgcttcgaaaacGCGGATATTATTATTCACTTttgtgaaatatattatttgtttgtagctattgaatgtatttattttagtgaaactttctttataataaattcgacatactctagagtgtctctggtcgactatgcactacaagaaaacatattatttaccaGGGCGAtattcgttgtaaattcgttgtaaaagggggattacgacgaatttacctcGAAAAACGATTCGTTGTTATTCGTCCGTCGTAAAACAAGATTCGTCGTAAACGCCACGTAACGGTTACGAGTTAATGAATTCGTCGTAAAGGCGAAGGAAAGCATTCGTCGTAATGTCCAC contains:
- the LOC108846457 gene encoding endochitinase At2g43580-like; this translates as MFRLHIYIYCIDFCYIEELNGASRSFCNPSNRQYPCAPGKSYHGRGPLLLSWNYNYGQCGQNLGLDLLRQPELVSSNPIVAFRAAMWFWMKSVRPVLNQGFGSTIRVISSLECNGGNLNAVNARIKYYRDYCGQLGVDAGANVTC